The sequence below is a genomic window from Bacillota bacterium.
GAGCAGAATAAGATGCAGCCAAGGCTGCTGTACACCTGGACGATTACGTTCCAAGAGACCACCTGCTCCGCCTTGTCAAAGAGAGGATCGACTTCAAATTCGTCCGGGACAGAGTCCGTTACCTGTACAGCGAAAAGGGTCGCCCGTCGATTGATCCTGTCAGGCTGGTCAAGATGTGGCTGGTTGGTTACCTATACGGGATCCCGTTGGAACGCCGCTTGGAGCAGGAGATCAAGTTGAACCTGGCCTATCGCTGGTTCCTCGACCTGCAGCTCGACGAGCGGATACCGGATCACTCCACATTGTCCCGGAACCGGAATGAGCGGTTCGCCGGCACGGACCTCTTTCTGGCCATCTTCGAGGAGATCGTTGAGCAGTGCAAGACTGCGGAACTGGTCCAGGGCGAGGCCGTTGTAACCGACTCCACTCACACTAAGGCCAATGCAAGTTGCGACAGCAAGGAGACTGTCGTAGTGGCAAAGACTCCGCGAGACTACTGTGCTCAGCTGGAAGATGAGGCAAAGGAGATAAACGAGGAGAACGGGCGGTCGAGAGGTGGCGGCGGAAGACGTGGGCCTGAGCCCCAGCCAAATGGACCGCAGGTACGCGAACGGGGCAGAAGCGCAACCGATCCGGATGCGGGGAGGCTCGCCCGGCCAGGGAAGCCGCATGGGTTTCACTACCTGGCACACATGACTATCGAGCCGACCCACGGGATCATCCTCGATGCTGATGTGACCGCGCCCGACATCTCAGACCATGAACCGTACGTCGAGTGTATCTGCCGGGCCCAAAAAAGGCACACCGCCATTCGGGAAGCCGCGGCTGATGGCAGGGGCCTAGAACAGGCCGTCCTAGCCGAACAGCTGTTTTTCCCTATGCAGGGAGGCAAGATTAGAGAGGGCGAC
It includes:
- a CDS encoding transposase; the encoded protein is MDPVRLVKMWLVGYLYGIPLERRLEQEIKLNLAYRWFLDLQLDERIPDHSTLSRNRNERFAGTDLFLAIFEEIVEQCKTAELVQGEAVVTDSTHTKANASCDSKETVVVAKTPRDYCAQLEDEAKEINEENGRSRGGGGRRGPEPQPNGPQVRERGRSATDPDAGRLARPGKPHGFHYLAHMTIEPTHGIILDADVTAPDISDHEPYVECICRAQKRHTAIREAAADGRGLEQAVLAEQLFFPMQGGKIREGDNEETVADIVRHRFSQQAQTGGSFFGLSRTGSGAMGRVVWGSGSGIAQLGGAVHSMVAIIDSNRTVMTRTSRRTNVGTAAGVAKWPTQGGSGRLNGLGSNRWPRGV